The genomic stretch AAACCATTTGTAAATTAGAATACAGTGAGGTATGTTCTAAAACTATTGAGCAGTTTGATGGAACTGCCCGAGATGGCCCTGAAGCTATTTGACAGTTTTGTGTCGAGGGTACCAATCCACAAACCAAATTCTAGTACATTTAACAAATTTTGTGCATGCTTTCTGTGCATAACTCTTGCCAAATGCGAGACTATTATGTATAGACTGATGTTTGCTTACAGCAGGCACCGTTACTGCTGTCTAAAAATGTGTAGCTCACACAGTGGTCCTTTGGGCTGTGCTTCCCGATTATCACGTGGGCAGAACTTCCTCACGTGGATTGGtgaaagcagaaagattttCTGCTTAATCGTTCCAGTTTTGTTGATGGCCCCTTGACTTCGTCCAGTTCTGGGTCAGTTaaggcagcagcaaaactcCCCCTGACTGCACATTGCAGGATCAAGCCCTGGATGTTCTTTCTTGGCATTACTGTTTCACAATTCTGTAGGAAGCATGTGCTAATTTGAGAATTTGGTGGGGGCGTTTTACCCCTGAGagtattaatttttaactttagATCTGTAACTTGGTTTTGTAGAATGAAGTCTATATGtataatacagagatgttttatttttatatattgttatataaattgtgtgtatatgtgtgtgtgtatatatatatatatataaatacacatctacacacacacaggcagTAAAACCCTACTTGATGTTAAGAGTTTGTTGGATaccagaaatatatatatatatacagacataCGAAGAGAACTTAAGATAGTAAAGATGCTCTTTATTTAAGTTGAAGATTCAAGttttaaaattcctttgttGTTTGTGACCAACTGCGGTTAAATTAATAGAACTTACAGCTACAAAAATTGCCCCAAGCTAGATGATCAGATGAGGTATATCAATGAGATAAAAATCACCTGAGTTTGTAGCCAGAAAAACTACCACCAAACAGAGTTGTTGTTTGGGTAATTGTTGCATTACAACAAATCTCATGATTATAGTCAATCTGTCAATTAATAGATGATCTGAAGTCTACTTTGGCAGTAAGCCTAAAGAATCAACTGCCAAGCAAGGCAGCGTCCTGAGAGTTTCTAGCGACCTAGACCTGGAGATGATGGAAGTTCTCTGAAGTGCTCTGGTTGCTGTTCTGTCTGCCAGTGCAGTCACTTTCCAACCACTGCGTTCAGTATGGTTgtccattttaaataaataagcaacCGCAATTGAAAGGCAATGTgaaatgtgggggaaaaaaaacaaagtaacaACAAGAAAAAGGTGTTTTCATTTCCCTGCTTTTATTAGAGACTTTTGCTGCGGACTCATGTGACTGTAAAATTCTCTGGCTTCTGCAAAATTGTGGTATTCATAGAGCATtaagaattttcaaaatacattctttAAAGATTTGTACTGATTGTTGCTAAGTTACATGGCTGCTGATTGTAAAAGAGGACTAGTGTTCCTTTTTGCACGGCTGATAAGAAGGAAGTATTTAATTTTCCGAGCTTCAGATATTATACCGTGAAATGAGACTCCTTGTCACGTGATGGCTAATCCAGTCATAATAGCTGGCGACTTTTGTGTACACGCCAGGGTGACCAGCCTCCCCGCAGTTCTCACCCCAACTCACAATACCCCAGACGTATGCCACATTTTCTGCGTCAAAACAGACCAAGGGTCCTCCTGAATCACCTTTGCAACTGTCTATGGAGCCGTCATAAGTAcctgaagcaaaagaagaaataaaaagcaaaaataagttCATATACGAGCTAGCACACAAAACAGAGCTCAGGAGGTTTTCCAGGTCCTTGTCGCTTCCTGATAGGTGTTTGCCTAACGGTCACCAGTAAAGGAGGTTCCTAACCTCTTCGGTCTATtacttctcatttctttttaagtgtgGGGCCTCTCTTTACGTTTGTGGCTGGCCCAAATTCTCCTCGTTTGCTTTGATGTCAGTGACGTGAGTCTTGTCTTACCCTGTGCAATAGGGAAGAATTCAGCCATATTGCCTATTACATCATTAGAAGTAGCTCATAAAAAGCGAACAAAAGCGGGAGGAAAACGGTAAAAAGATTTGTAGGCTGATTCCTACGGAAATGAAGCCATCGTAATATGTGTATGCCTATGAGTCTGCCTTTGGTGTCCTCTCTACCCAATAATTCATTGGCCAGTTTTATCTGTACAGAGCTGTACAGAGAGGCAGAGgcctcaaaattattttctctaccAGCTTTATGAAAATGAGCAGGTACAAGAAGGGAGAGCATGTGAATGCCAGGATGGGAGGGAGAGCAACTGTCTGCAAGTGCCCTCGCTGCAAGGTCTTGGTCGCAGTGCAGACCTTTTGCAACACCAGATAGCGGCCCTGAGGTACAAGTGTGGAGGATCCAGTGCTCTTTATAAGTTTCAGTGCTTGCAGAACTACTTGTATGCAATTCAGCAAATAGAGtgtgaaaaaatgaattaagaGTGAAGGATGTGATAGAAACAGAAACACTGCTACAGAGCTAGAATATGATTTATGCTTTGTCCTATATACTGAGTAAAAGTTTATCCATTTCTAACACCCTTACTACACTTTTCTGCTTGGTTGATTGACCTAGTATGAAGGAACCCATATTAAGTATGAGTCaccaagtttttaaaaatgttaaccTCTTTCTTGAATCTCTACATTACTGAGAAAGAGTTACGTGAACTTCTCAGAGTTGGAATTACTAATCCTATGAAACAAGATTTTATTGCCTTTACTCAGtttaattaatatttgcttGTATAACTAACTCCTGGGGACACTAGCCCTTACTTCCACCGTTGGTATTTGCATCAGGGAGGGGAAGCTAACCCCAGATACCCCTTTTCTGATGTTGTCCTGTGTTCCTGTTCCCTGTTCCCTCCTGGTAAAGTATGATCACTTGAAATACGTGGAAGATGAAGGAGATAAGTTACAGAGCTTGCACAGTAGACAAACCCAGTATCTTATAGATGTCATGCTGAATTTATCACAAATGATTTGGCTTTTAtatctggtttttatttttctctttaagtaCTTTGTTGAAATATTGCCTTTacattttgatttaaagaaCAGTTGAAACTATCAGCCCTGTAAGTTGAATACTCATTGCTCTTTTAGTCATGTATTTGGCAATACCTTTTGTTACTTGAGAAGCAAATAATGTGTATTCAAAGTCCTTATTTTAGTACTAGGAGTGACAACCGGTTTCCTGGCCAGACTAATCTTAGTTTGAAAAGTTAATAATCTTTTTCCTGGGGTCCAGCATTGTAGCAGCAAATGTCTAAGCAGATAAACAGTCATATTCTATTCAACGGGACTACTAATGTGCTCGAAGACAGGCATTTGCTTAAATATATTGCTGAATCAGAATCAAATATAGTAAAGGTAGGAAGTTCAATGGGCTGTAAAGTGCTTGTGTATTTAGAAAACATAACTCAAATTGCATGCTGAAATTTGCCCACATAGTCATAGAAACTTGGCATACGGTCATCTTAACTCTGTTTATAAATAGACATATAATGGTGGATGCATCTAGGCTCCAATGGCTAGCATTTTGCTAATGGTGATACTGTGGCAATGGGTTTATTGTCTGACCTTATAAACAGTGGGTTTGATGGTAGAGAAATTATAGTAAGAAGATTGATGCTTGCCTGCACATgccatttgtttaaaaaatcgTCCTGGATACAATTCAGAacaattctgaaataaattaacattGCCCCACTTGAGGATATATTGTTTGGTGTAacctagaaaagaaaagaataaacttttctaaatgaaaaatggtAAGTACATATTAGACACTTTTAATATCATAAACTGAAAACTAAATATTTGCTTATCTACAGAATATAATCTTCAATATTATAAACCAGATACCTTAAACTGCCACTAACACTTACCCCATATGAATTGTAGTACACGGGtcatgtatttcaaaataaaagcagtgtgGTTTAATTGCAGTGTTAAATACAGTACTTTCATTTTGTGACATTTtcaccttttccctttccttgtcttcctcagttttttttctgtgttttccgTATCAAAGCTTGATGTTTTCCCATCAAGACACTGGGAATCGGGTATATTGTTTTCTATGAAGTGGGGATGTGGCTCTGATCCTCCTTGTTACCTTTTTTCCAATTCTACTCTGTCTTTTGTGGGATGAGTGGACCAGATATTGAAGACACAGGTGAACTATATATTCACAAGGTTAAGGAGATTCTCTGTTTGCTAGTGATTCCCAACTTTGCATTTGCTTTATGGACTGCTACTGAGTAGGGACAGGAGAAGCTTCACAACCAGTATACGCTAGCTCCAATGCCAGGCTGTAATCACTGTGATACAAAACAAATGCTTCCCAGATCTTTGTAAGCGTGATTACATTTGGTTTATCTGTCTCTGTGCAACCTTATCTGGGCTAAACTCAAGCACCGCTGAGACCAGGTGTGCCGAGTTTCGTAACTGTTGGCTGCAGCTCCGATCCTCTTGGACAGGGGACAGAGGACAGGCTGTGACTATGGGCCACTGTAAGCTACTGACCGCCACTTATTAAGTATCATTACCAGGTCTCCACAGCTAATAAAAATCTTAGATTGGCAAAAGGAACGTTTGTTATTGTCAGGGTAGTTTTCAACCAGGGGTGTCCTCCAAATCAATTTACTAAGTGGCTGaaacagcagaggaagcagGACAGAAAAGAGAACCAACAGTGACAGCTGAATGCCAAACCACAGCCTATTTCTGTACTCAGCCTCTTCTGAGTGCTTTGTGTACAGCTACTCTTCAgccttttcaaaaggaaagctCGCCGCAATTAGAAAACAAGTGATACAAATAATACGTTCTTGTAGTAAGCACTAAAGCAAATACCTTTCTCTAGTCCCCATCCAGAAACCTTGCATCTGTCACCAGCCTTGAACATATACTCTGACCAGGGGATACAGGCAGGTGTGCTGTATTTCAGGGAGCATTCTCCTTTCCCAAAACCTTTCAGCTCTAGCAGAGCAATGTCATTTTCGTAAGTTGACGTGTTATACTTTTCATGGATTATCAGTTGTTTTAGTCTGAAAGTATCTGTCTCTTTGTCGTACATTATTGTATCCAACAGTCCAACCCAGACGCGGTACAGATGAATGTGACTTgccctgggaaaaaaacagtgccataaaatatgttttggtACTTAACACAAGCACAGTACATTTCAACTAGCTGTAAACTTTTGCATTTTATCAAAGTTTCTCTAGAATAAAAATTCATATTATGTGCGTATAGTTTCTTTCTGGACTTGATGTCCAGGTTTTTCTGAAGTGTAGCAAATGCAAGGCAGATGACACCTACTGCTGAGTACTGCAActagtacagaaaaaaatatttaaggcCAGCCTCTGTGTTTAGTGCGGTGACAAAGAGAAAGCAGGTGTTTGTGCCTCTCTGATTTCAAGTGAAAGAAGAGTGAGCAGATGGGGATGGGGTTGCTGGGACTGGCAGATCTTCCCTGTCTGCTCTTGCTTGTTCTGGGGAATATATGACCCCAGGGTCATTCTCAGGGAACAGATCCTGGATTTCCCCAAGGTCAGGATGGGGAAGACAGGAGGTCCCTTGTATCTCCCTTTCCAGCAAAGTGGTTATGGTGAACCTTTCCTGCCTGCCTACTATCTGGCCGAAGAATGCCGTGTCTCTTCAACCTCATTGttactttttcatctttctgttcaCTGCCAAAATATGTGGGTGAGTCAgcattttaaattgctttattCAACAGGCAAATAGGAATTAGCAAATCAATCTTTCTGccttgcaagaagaaaataatttcccagtTTGTTGGTTTTACCTGACGCAGTGTGCAGCAGTCAGAACCCAACAGCCACCAATATAAACCCCTCCACAGTGCACTGTTGTACCTTCATTGCTAGCTTCTTTAATTGCCACTTGCCAAGGGAATTCACCCTATTCAAACAACAAACACCCAAATAATGTGAAATCATAATAATTGTACTATTTTTAGTGCATAAAGGGAAACACACTTCTTGGTATCACCTCATCTCCTTGACCAAATCTGATTGTAAATAAAAAGATCTGCTGTCCAGAAATTGTGAATTGGGCTCCATCTGATCTAAAGGTTATATATTCTAAATGCAGTAATTTTGTTTAATCTTCTGACTTTGTGCAatgcctccttccctccagcttTCTGTCACGAAACCCCTTGTAGCCAGAGAAACAGATGTAGAATCTGACCTGGTATAATTGAGTATAGTGTTCTTGACTGTATTCTGTTTCAAAGGCAcaaatttaaattctgttttgtcAGAATTGTTATTTCTAGCTATAGTATCAAGTATTTTGCTGAATCATTTTCAATGTGTATTTGGTCTGTAATGCTCAATTTTGCAACTCcatattttactttataaatTGTGCTTCTCTCTACTTTCTTTCAGTGCAATGCTGCTACTGCTGCCAAACATGAAATTAGTGCTGTGgctgattttattatttctgtacGTTTTGACAGAAGGACAATAATGCCCATTTAAATTGATGCTGAATGAACTCACATCTGGTAAGGGTTTTTACCTTTCTTGCAATCTCTCCACCTATGATTCTTTTCCGTCGAGTTAATGTGTGATTTGTAAGACCGCAATGTACTTGGGGAAGAAGCGTctttatcctttttctttctttaacaaataggaaaaaaatgtgtctcAGAATTCAGGTATCCATCCTCTTTGTTTGGAGACAGGTTTATCTTTATCTCGAAAATTCGAGGGCTGTGAATATGCCAGTAGCTCAAGTAGCAGGAAAGCAAAGACCAGAAATTTTGGCAtctgattttgctttgaaaattgcTTGTGCCTTAGCATCACattacttctttttgttttccactgcTGCTTGCATTcaggcaaataattttaaagcagtTCCCCTAGTTTTGCTGAAAGTTTACCTCCACCAGTTGCCAAACATGCAGGTGTGGGTCCTCAGCCAGGATGAATTATTACAGCATTCTTGAAATTAGTGGAAAACGAGACAAATAGTAAGCCCCAGAGTGTGTATTACTAAATCACAAAGTCCAAATATCTGAGTGTTCTGGATCTGGGCAGCTGGCTGGTAGCCAGAAAGTCACTAATAAGAGGGTATGCTGTTGTGTTTGGAGGGTTAGTTACACTTACCTTCATCCATACTGTGATTTTCAGCACCTTTGTCTTTGCCTGTAGTAGAATAACAAAATACTGAAACTATTGGCTGACATTTCTATTTGTTCTATTAATTGAATATACGTTTGCGTGCCAAAATCATGGAACACGTTTTAAATGCAAAAGGGTACACCATTTCACATGGACAGCAATACTCTCTCAGCCTTGTGcctgctgtttcctctcctACTAGACACTCTTTGGCTGCCTTAGCCTACAAATGACCTACATCCAGCAGATACTCATTCGTAACTACATGACATCTACTCTGCTTTCCATGCCTAGGGAGCCCTTCTGCAAAGAAACCCTGAGAAATGgcctttttttggttttttgatcTCTAAAGTGATACCCCATTCTCCTCCACcaggaaacaacagaaattcctcctcctgccccgtcAACCTTTTGGAGCTTTCTAAAGCCCAAAGGAGCATTAggtaacaggattttttttctcctccccaaTTTAGATGATGCTGTTGTGTACTGTGTGACTCCTTGAAGAGGGTAAGGGAGGGTGTTCAACTTGAGAGGTAAATTAAATGCTTCCTGAATCTGGTTTGTCAGCTTTTATTCAAACAAAATCCCATTGAATTTGGTTCCTAAATGGAGGTTGAGGATTGGGTCTGTTCTCATGTTACTGACAGTAATGTTTACATTTAGAGGTCAGTTTACCTTTACCAATTACCATTTACCAATAGTGTTTACTTTTTGGCTTTAGACTTTGTCTCTATCAGAGCAAGGAAAAACATTCTCAtttcaaaccaaaacaaaaccttttcaaCAGGGAAGGGGAACAGCACAGAAGAATTATTATATTGACAAACTAGATGAATTCCTCATCTGTGAGGAAAATATTCCTGCCCGCCCTGTCTCCGCCTTCTTCACAAATAGGGGATACCAGTTTGATAGATGGCCACGTAAGCAAAAGACATATCTGCCTTAAGCCTCCTAAAACAtcatctctttcttccttcctttagTTTTCTTGCCACTCTTTTCtagaaggaaagggagaaaacttacataaccttttcttcctactatGCATAACATAACATTGGGAAAACTAATTCTTgcatgcattttggttttgctaatCTCCTAATTTAATAATATGCATTGTGTAGTCTCTAGTTATAATtgagcagaaagaaaggaaagaaacaaaaacatctttCAGAAGGAAACCTGCACAAAGAACTCGAGCTTCATCCTCTCCTGTGAGGCAGTCAACTTCTTTGTTACAGACGTTCTTATTTGGAATACAGATATTTGACCGACAGTGGAAACTGTTGTCTCTGCACTCTGTAACACAAAGAATTAGAAGTGTAAATTACAGGATCATATGATTCAGTTAgagatcttttaaaatacaaacacaatATAATATCAATGTTATGGGGGACTTGGCTGTTCATAAATAGATCCCAAAAGCAGGCTGTGTAAGTGTAAAACGAATGAATAGTTGGCTCTCCTCATTTTACAATCTTGAAGTTTTAAGACTTAAAAAATGTGGATCTCAGTTACCAGTTCAGTACTGTACTTCTAGAATTGGTATCATGCCTCACCAGTTTCATCCACAACACGTGCCACACTCAACCAAAGGACCTCCAGTTTTGCCAGCATTACTGATCATCTCAAATGAGGAATCTATGATGCTGGGGTCAAatttcccccccaaaatcaGAGTCCAAGCCGGCTTTTGGTTGAATGAGGTAAATGCTTAAATGCAGGCTTCGGAATCAAGAGTCCTATTTTGAAGATACTGGATTTAGTAActtatttcttctaaaattctTGATTATATGAAACGTTACTATAAACCTGAGAACATGCTTCCTTTCAGTTCTTGTGACCACTTTGTATGTtatcaaaagcaaagcagtgctTGAATTTATGGCAGGGTTTTTTCAGCCACTTTATTATCTTATATTAATCTACTATTTAGGGATCTATgtctttaacagaaaataagataGTTCTCTAAAAGTATCCACATATCCCAGTATAATCCAAAGACCACTGAATTCAgttgaaatacttcttttcatGCCAGGAAGCATTGTTTTCAGCCCATACAGCTGAAACAGCACTATTTTGGTCAAGTGGAGTCTGAATAAATGTCCTCTAACTATATGAAGCTTGTGACTGTGTTACCACGATTATCAGATTAAATTTACTGACAATTGTAAAACTACAAAATTAAGGTTATTTATGGATAGTGATGGGATTTGTAACCCACATCACCATTTGGCACCTGAAACCCAACTTCTGAAGGTATTCTTCTGCATTCAGGTCATGCTAGATCCATTCCTTGCTTCTAATCAAAATTGTTACAGCTGGAATTGCAGATGCTGAAAGAATGACGAACAAGCAATGTGACAGGAACTGTTCACAGGTATTCTATGGATAATCTTGCATTAGTAATAAATTTAAGAGAGATCTTTTGTTTAAAGATAGTTCATTGGAAAAACAGTGTCTTTGTTTAATTACTATTGATTTTTCCcaactaaaaatacattttcattctaACACAGCTCATTTTTTGGTATCAATGTTTAACAGGCTCCTAAATAATCTCATTGTATTTCCTCATCCTCCAAGGAAATCCAGATTCTCAGAGAACGCTTGCCTGCTTCAAAAAATTGTAttatgcctacttttttttgCACTTGTGTATACATAAACTATGGTGTAGTTGCTTTAATGTAGTGACTTATTGGAAAAGAGACTTTAGCTGTTACATCACTGTAAAAATTCTTTGGGTGTggttttctgctgaaatgaTTTTGAAACAGGtgagaaaggaaattattaCCTCTACAGCATAATTCATCACTTAGGTCTCCACAGTCATTGATTCCATCACAGGTTTTATTCAGAGAAATGCACTTCTTGTTGACACAATGAAACTCACCATCTGAACAAGCTGTGCAGCACGATGAAAATGAAGTTAGTGTGGAAACGTCTATAGGTTCACAACTGCCCATGGAAATATTCTGCTTGCGCATTTTATTCTATCAGCAGTTTGGCCTGTCGACAGTACTGGGGCCCAGTAATGTAAATAGGAATCTTTTCTATTGTTTTAATCACCTCCTCATCAAGCTTTCCATGTGACCACTTATTTTCCTCCTCCAATTTGCAGTAGCCTGGCAAAAGGGAACTTCATTTCTGCTAGACAAGGACTAAACCAGAAATGATCAGTTCAAACCCACTGTAAATGATTAAAGTGATTAAGACAGTGGATGTTCCCCCTCTAGAAGGAAGTCATTAAGTCTGTGAACTCCTACTTTCGTGGCATAAGGAAAACCTGAGACGATTCATAGCTCTCCTAACCAGCAGTATGTCAGACTGATGCTTACCAGTACCAAAGCCCACTACAGA from Gavia stellata isolate bGavSte3 chromosome 5, bGavSte3.hap2, whole genome shotgun sequence encodes the following:
- the CFI gene encoding complement factor I, with the translated sequence MRVGPVFLVFLSLCCFCGSENAASNAEEKQFQQAEPAQPAEQDTYLIGECLSNQYTHKSCEKVFCHPWERCVEGKCLCKLPYQCPRNGSAVCSTNGKYFHTYCQLKSYECQRPEAKFLHKGKCMSEETFSVSVGHRDSSLLRVKPLNQKNDIFVCGNEWTMNEANVACKHLGFELGAEYYQANSSITESALNLLHCLQITCRGLETSLAECHIEMKSRDSNEGFVSLQCHENLRACSDGEFHCVNKKCISLNKTCDGINDCGDLSDELCCRECRDNSFHCRSNICIPNKNVCNKEVDCLTGEDEARVLCAGKDKGAENHSMDEERKRIKTLLPQVHCGLTNHTLTRRKRIIGGEIARKGEFPWQVAIKEASNEGTTVHCGGVYIGGCWVLTAAHCVRASHIHLYRVWVGLLDTIMYDKETDTFRLKQLIIHEKYNTSTYENDIALLELKGFGKGECSLKYSTPACIPWSEYMFKAGDRCKVSGWGLEKGYTKQYILKWGNVNLFQNCSELYPGRFFKQMACAGTYDGSIDSCKGDSGGPLVCFDAENVAYVWGIVSWGENCGEAGHPGVYTKVASYYDWISHHVTRSLISRYNI